A genomic region of Zalophus californianus isolate mZalCal1 chromosome 1, mZalCal1.pri.v2, whole genome shotgun sequence contains the following coding sequences:
- the RNF123 gene encoding E3 ubiquitin-protein ligase RNF123 isoform X2, whose product MASKGSSMSFSRKSYRLTSDAEKSRVTGIVHEKLLNDYLHRIFSSPEHVPTAATSRKPLNFQNLPEHLDQLLHVEDEDEESQGQVEGRLGPSTVVLDHTGGFEGLLLVDDDLLGVIGHSNFGTIRSTTCVYKGKWVYEVLISSQGLMQIGWCTINCRFNQEEGVGDTHNSYAYDGNRVRKWNVTTTNYGKAWAAGDIVSCLIDLDDGTLSFCLNGVSLGTAFENLSRGLGMAYFPAISLSFKESVAFNFGSRPLRYPVAGYRPLQDPPHADLVRAQKLLGCFRAVLSVELDPVEGRLVEKDSSEWQLQGQPTVLLTLAHIFHRFAPLLRKVYLVEAVLMSFLRGVVEAGTPAQAQSVVRQVLDLLWLFMEDYEVQDCLKQLMMSLLRLYRFSPIVPDLGLQLTIAILRHEKSRKFLLSNVLFDVLRSVVFFYIKSPLRVEEAGLQELIPTTWWPHRSGREGKDSKDVKDETAEERVRRRAYERGCQRLKKRIEVVEELQVQILKLLLNNKDDNGGEASRYIFLTKFRKFLQENASGRGNMPMLCPPEYMVCFLHRLISALRYYWDEYKASNPRAAFSEEAYIPPQVFYNGKVDYFDLQRLGGLLSHLRKTLKDDLASKANILIDPLELQAATMDDLDEDEEPAPAAAQRPTQALAMGGVLPLPRPSWLSSPTLGRANRFLSTAAVSLMTPRRPLSTSEKVKVRTLSAEQRTREDIEGSHWNEGLLLGRPPEEPEQPLTENSLLEVLDGAIMMYNLSVHQQLGKMVGVSDDVNEYAMALRDTEDKLRRCPKRRNDILAELTKSQKVFSEKLDHLSRRLAWVHATVYSQEKMLDIYWLLRVCLRTVEHGDRTGSLFAFMPEFYLSVAINSYSALKNYFGPVHSMEELPGYEETLTRLAAILAKHFADTRIVGTDIRDSLMQALASYVCYPHSLRAVERIPEEQRVAMVRNLLAPYEQRPWAQTNWILVRLWRGCGFGYRYTRLPHLLKTKPEDANLPSLQKPCPSTLLQQHMAELLREGPDVAPSFLNSVLNQLNWAFSEFIGMIQEIQQAAERLERNFVDSRQLKVCATCFDLSVSLLRVLEMTITLVPEIFLDWARPTSEMLLRRLAQLLNQVLNRVTAERNLFDRVVTLRLPGLESVDHYPILVAVTGILVRLLVHGPASGTERATSVLLADPCFQLRSICYLLGQPEPPAPGTALPTPDRKRFSLQSYTDYISMEELAQVEQMLAHLTSASAQAAAASLPTSEEDLCPICYAHPISAVFQPCGHKSCKACINQHLMNNKDCFFCKATIVSVEDWEKAANASTTTSSAA is encoded by the exons ATGGCGTCCAAGGGGTCCAGCATGTCTTTCTCCCGCAAGAGCTATAGGCTGACATCAGATGCTGAGAAGTCCAGGGTCACAG GCATCGTGCACGAGAAACTACTGAATGACTACCTGCACCGCATCTTTTCCTCTCCTGAGCATGTGCCCACTGCAGCCACCAGCAG gaAACCCCTGAACTTCCAGAACCTGCCAGAGCATCTGGACCAGCTGTTACATGTGGAAGATGAGGATGAGGAGAGCCAGG GACAGGTTGAAGGCCGGCTTGGCCCATCCACTGTGGTCCTGGACCACACAGGTGGCTTTGAGGGGCTTCTTCTGGTGGACGATGACCTCCTGGGG GTGATCGGACACAGCAACTTTGGTACTATCCGCTCTACCACGTGCGTGTACAAAG GGAAATGGGTCTACGAGGTGCTCATCTCCTCTCAGGGGCTCATGCAGATTGGCTGGTGCACTATCAACTGCCGCTTCAATCAGGAG GAGGGGGTTGGAGATACACACAACTCCTATGCCTATGATGGCAACCGGGTGCGCAAGTGGAATGTGACCACGACGAATTATGGCAAG GCATGGGCAGCGGGGGACATTGTGAGCTGCCTCATCGACCTGGATGATGGCACCCTGTCCTTCTGCCT GAATGGCGTGTCACTGGGCACCGCTTTTGAGAACTTGTCCAGGGGCCTGGGCATGGCCTACTTCCCAGCGATCAGCCTCTCCTTCAAGGAGTCCGTGGCCTTCAACTTTGGCAGCCGTCCCTTGCG CTACCCAGTGGCAGGCTACCGGCCCCTGCAGGACCCGCCACACGCTGACCTGGTGCGGGCACAGAAGTTGCTGGGCTGCTTCCGGGCAGTGCTCAGCGTGGAGCTGGACCCTGTG GAAGGCCGGCTGGTGGAGAAGGACAGCTCTGAGTGGCAGCTGCAAGGCCAGCCCACCGTCCTCCTCACGCTGGCCCACATTTTCCATCGCTTCGCGCCGCTCCTG CGCAAGGTATACCTGGTAGAGGCTGTGCTCATGAGCTTCCTGCGCGGCGTCGTGGAGGCGGGCACCCCCGCACAGGCTCAGTCCGTGGTGCGTCAGGTCCTCGATCTCCTGTGGCTCTTCATGGAG GACTACGAGGTACAGGACTGCCTCAAGCAGCTGATGATGTCCCTGCTGCGGCTTTACCGCTTCTCACCCATCGTCCCGGACCTGGGCCTACAG CTCACCATCGCCATCCTGAGGCATGAGAAGTCCCGCAAGTTTCTGCTCAGCAATGTCCT CTTCGACGTGCTCCGGTCCGTTGTCTTCTTTTACATCAAGAGCCCCTTGCGAGTGGAGGAGGCTGGCCTGCAGGAGCTCATCCCCACCACTTGGTGGCCCCACCGCTCCGGCAGGGAG ggcaAAGACAGTAAGGACGTGAAGGATGAGACGGCTGAGGAGCGCGTGCGGAGGCGTGCCTACGAACGGGGCTGCCAAAGGCTCAAGAAGCGCATCGAAG tgGTGGAAGAACTACAGGTCCAGATCCTGAAGCTGCTGCTGAACAATAAAGATGATAACGGG GGTGAAGCTTCTAGGTACATCTTCCTGACCAAGTTCCGAAAGTTTCTACAGGAGAATGCCAGTGGCCGGGGG AACATGCCCATGCTCTGCCCCCCTGAGTACATGGTCTGCTTCTTGCACCGGTTGATCTCTGCCCTGCGCTACTATTGGGATGAATACAAGGCCTCAAACCCTCGTGCCGCCTTCAGTGAGG AGGCCTACATCCCGCCCCAGGTGTTCTATAATGGTAAGGTAGACTACTTCGACCTTCAGCGCCTGGGAGGCCTCCTCTCACACCTTCGGAAGACCCTCAAAG ATGACCTTGCCTCCAAGGCCAACATCTTGATCGACCCGCTGGAGCTCCAGGCGGCCACCATGGATGACCTGGACGAGGACGAGGAGCCGGCCCCGGCTGCGGCGCAG CGCCCCACGCAGGCTCTGGCCATGGGGGGCGTGCTGCCCCTGCCCcggcccagctggctcagttctCCAACCCTGGGCCGAGCTAACCGCTTCCTCAGCACAGCGGCTGTGAGCCTGATGACCCCACGGCGGCCTCTGAGCACCTCGGAGAAAGTGAAGGTCCGCACACTGAGCGCCGAACAGAGGACTCGTGAGGACA TTGAGGGCAGCCACTGGAACGAGGGCCTGCTACTGGGGCGGCCCCCTGAGGAGCCGGAGCAGCCCCTCACCGAGAACTCCCTGCTGGAAGTCCTGGATGGCGCCATCATGATGTACAATCTCAGCGTTCACCAGCAGCTGGGCAAG ATGGTGGGTGTGTCTGATGATGTCAACGAGTATGCGATGGCTCTGAGGGACACAGAGGACAAGCTCCGCCGGTGCCCCAAGCGG AGGAACGACATCCTGGCTGAGTTGACCAAGAGTCAGAAGGTTTTCTCCGAAAAGCTGGACCACCTGAGTCGCCGTCTTGCCTGGGTTCACGCCACTGTCTACTCCCAG GAGAAGATGCTCGACATCTACTGGCTGCTGCGCGTCTGCCTGCGGACTGTGGAGCATGGCGATCGCACGGGATCTCTCTTCGCCTTCATGCCTGAGTTCTACTTGAGCGTGGCCATCAACAGCTACAGCGCCCTCAAGAATTACTTCGGTCCCGTGCACAGCATGGAGGAGCTCCCAG GCTACGAAGAGACCCTGACCCGCCTGGCCGCCATCCTTGCCAAACACTTTGCTGACACACGCATCGTGGGCACTG ACATCCGTGACTCGCTGATGCAGGCCCTGGCCAGCTACGTGTGCTACCCACACTCCCTGCGGGCTGTGGAGCGGATCCCCGAGGAGCA GCGTGTCGCCATGGTGAGGAACCTCCTGGCTCCCTATGAGCAGCGGCCCTGGGCCCAGACCAACTGGATCCTGGTGCGGCTGTGGAGG GGCTGTGGGTTCGGGTACCGCTACACACGGCTGCCGCACCTGCTGAAAACCAAACCCGAGGATGCCAACTTGCCCAGTCTCCAGA AGCCTTGCCCTTCCACCCTGCTTCAGCAGCACATGGCGGAGCTGCTGCGGGAGGGGCCCGACGTGGCGCCCAGCTTCCTCAACAGTGTCCTCAACCAGCTCAACTGGGCCTTCTCGGAGTTCATTGGCATGATCCAGGAG ATCCAACAGGCTGCCGAGCGCCTAGAGCGGAACTTTGTGGACAGCCGGCAGCTCAAGGTGTGCGCCACCTGCTTTGACCTCTCAGTCAGCTTGCTGCGGGTCTTGGAGATGACCATCACGCTGGTGCCCGAGATATTCCTTGACTGGGCCCGGCCTACCTCCGAGATGCTGCTGCGGCGTCTCGCGCAG CTGCTCAACCAGGTGCTGAACCGGGTGACGGCTGAGAGAAACCTGTTTGACCGTGTGGTCACCCTGCGGCTGCCTG gcctGGAAAGCGTGGACCACTACCCCATTCTGGTGGCTGTGACGGGCATCCTGGTGCGGCTCCTGGTGCATGGCCCGGCCTCGGG GACAGAGAGAGCCACGTCAGTGCTCCTTGCTGATCCCTGCTTCCAGCTCCGCTCTATATGTTATCTCCTGGGGCAGCCagagccccctgcccctggcactGCCCTGCCTACCCCTGACCGGAAGCGCTTCTCCCTGCAGAGCT ACACAGATTACATCAGCATGGAGGAGCTGGCCCAGGTGGAACAGATGCTGGCACACCTGACCTCTGCATCTGCCCAGGCAGCTGCTGCCTCCCTG CCCACTAGCGAGGAGGACCTCTGCCCCATCTGCTATGCTCACCCCATTTCCGCTGTGTTCCAGCCCTGTGGCCATAAGTCCTGCAA AGCCTGTATCAACCAGCACCTGATGAACAACAAGGATTGCTTCTTCTGCAAAGCCACCATCGTGTCTGTAGAGGACTGGGAGAAGGCGGCCAATGCAAGTACCACCACTTCCTCGGCCGCCTAG